The following proteins are encoded in a genomic region of Enterocloster clostridioformis:
- a CDS encoding MFS transporter, with the protein MGEKTYLKWYNKVGYGSGDIAGNVVYAFLTSFVMIYLTDTIGLASGIIGTLIAVSKIFDGFTDIIFGSLIDKTHTKLGKARPWMIYGYIGCAITLIAVFAVPISWGKTAQYAWFFIAYTLLNGVFYTANNIAYSALTSLVTKNSKERVQMGSYRFIFAFSTSLLIQSVTVIFVDFCGGGAEAWRTVAIIYAVIGLIVNTISGLSVKELPEEELISADQSKEEKYSAVDAFRLIIANKYYLMICGVYILQQLYTAMIGAGIFYATWVLKNKNLFGVFSWAVNIPLIIALIFTPTLVGKWNGMYKLNLRGYMLAVAGRALVVVAGYMESVPLMLLFTAVAAFGQGPWQGDMNAVIASCSEYTYLTKGKKVEGTMYSCTSLGIKLGGGIGTAVVGWLLELSGYVGTAETQPESCISMLQFMYLWLPLIFDVLIMFVLSRINVEEANDKIRAKKGMVSGNTQSF; encoded by the coding sequence ATGGGAGAAAAAACGTACTTGAAGTGGTATAACAAAGTGGGATACGGATCGGGTGACATTGCCGGAAATGTGGTATACGCATTTTTAACATCGTTCGTTATGATTTATTTAACAGATACGATTGGGCTGGCATCCGGGATAATCGGAACACTAATTGCGGTATCTAAGATTTTTGATGGATTTACAGATATTATTTTCGGTTCCTTGATTGATAAAACCCATACGAAGCTGGGAAAAGCAAGACCCTGGATGATTTATGGGTATATCGGGTGTGCAATCACACTGATCGCTGTGTTTGCAGTTCCAATCAGTTGGGGCAAAACAGCACAGTACGCATGGTTTTTTATTGCGTATACACTGCTGAATGGAGTGTTCTATACGGCAAATAATATTGCGTATTCAGCCCTCACCTCTCTAGTGACAAAAAACAGCAAAGAACGTGTACAGATGGGGTCTTATCGTTTCATCTTTGCATTTTCAACGAGCCTGCTCATTCAGTCTGTCACAGTGATCTTCGTGGATTTCTGTGGTGGAGGCGCCGAAGCATGGAGAACGGTTGCAATTATTTATGCCGTGATTGGCCTTATTGTAAATACTATTTCAGGGCTTTCTGTAAAGGAACTTCCAGAGGAGGAATTAATTTCAGCGGATCAATCTAAGGAAGAAAAATACAGTGCCGTTGATGCGTTTAGACTGATTATTGCAAATAAATATTACCTCATGATTTGTGGAGTCTATATCTTACAGCAGTTGTACACTGCTATGATCGGAGCGGGTATCTTCTATGCAACATGGGTTCTGAAGAATAAAAATTTGTTCGGAGTATTTTCGTGGGCAGTAAACATTCCTTTGATTATCGCTCTGATTTTCACGCCCACATTGGTAGGAAAATGGAATGGAATGTATAAGCTGAACTTAAGAGGTTATATGCTTGCGGTGGCTGGAAGAGCCCTGGTAGTTGTTGCGGGGTATATGGAAAGTGTTCCGTTGATGCTGCTATTTACAGCGGTGGCAGCGTTTGGCCAGGGGCCTTGGCAGGGAGATATGAATGCAGTGATTGCATCTTGTTCAGAATACACATATCTGACGAAAGGGAAAAAGGTAGAAGGAACCATGTATTCCTGTACCTCATTAGGGATTAAGCTTGGCGGGGGTATTGGAACTGCTGTTGTAGGATGGCTGCTTGAATTAAGCGGTTATGTAGGAACGGCAGAAACGCAGCCGGAATCTTGTATCAGTATGCTTCAGTTTATGTATCTGTGGCTGCCGCTGATTTTTGACGTGCTTATTATGTTTGTCCTCTCCAGGATAAATGTTGAGGAAGCAAATGATAAAATCCGGGCGAAAAAAGGAATGGTATCAGGAAATACTCAGTCTTTTTGA
- a CDS encoding glycoside hydrolase family 2 TIM barrel-domain containing protein, with protein MIVPRYYEDLSVLHENTMPPRAYYMPASKRMDDLTEHREKSDRLQLLNGNWKFRYFESIYDVKESFYETDYDVSDFDEMRVPGIWQMEGYDMHQYTNIRYPFPFDPPYVPQDIPCGAYVHTFFYQSEKTAPKAYLNFEGVDSCFYVWLNGKYVGYSQISHAVSEFDVTSFLKDGENIIAVLVLKWCDGSYLEDQDKFRMSGIFRDVYILKRPERAVCDYRITTEVSKEVARIKLDIQFYQPIHLNIRVEDKNGAVVSQGTIEKDGIIEFEIFCPVFWNTENPYLYTVILESKYEVIVDAVALRTIEIYDKVIYFNGEKIKFRGVNRHDSEPETGVVGAKQIKTDMILMKQHNFNAIRSSHYPNAPYFYQMCDKYGFIVIDEADIEAHGPFMLYRKEDTDYNRFSRWNEKIADDPAWEQSILDRVQRMIQRDKNRFCIVMWSMGNESAYGCNFEKALEWTKTFDPARLTQYESARYRNYNVTYQYHNLDLYSRMYPALEEIEEYLEKDGSKPFLLVEYCHSMGNGPGDFEDYFQMIQSDDRICGGFVWEWCDHAIAHGKTENGTPMYYYGGDHGESIHDGNFCVDGLVYPDRTPHTGLLEYKNVYRPARVVSYDLDSGELILHNYMDFDDLKDYVEISYEVTQDGLIISKGKLPAFSVAPHQEGKTKLELSIPGNGKVYLKLIYRLKKSAALLEKNHVLGFDEIQLSGSHLKTRQAEQWLNRIAEGTEIQVKEKDTQIEIKAADFVYIIDKRTALFEQIQFAGRNYLKRPMELNIWRAPTDNDMYMKEVWKKAHYHEAYTRAYDIEVCQNRNGVEILAYSAIVAATVQKIMDVKIKWIVDASGKVSSEFTVLKDGEFPELPRFGLRLFLDKSMENACYYGMGPQESYRDKHRAASHGLYRSKVCDLHEDYIRPQENGSHYDCDYLELSGSQYGIAAVAKKSFSFNASHYTQEELERAAHNYELCAADSTILCLDYALNGIGSNSCGPVVLEKYRFDETEFQFGLTLVPFVKGTK; from the coding sequence ATGATCGTACCACGTTATTATGAAGATTTAAGCGTGCTGCATGAAAACACAATGCCGCCAAGAGCGTACTACATGCCGGCATCAAAAAGAATGGATGATTTGACAGAGCATAGAGAAAAGTCAGATCGTTTGCAGCTATTAAATGGAAACTGGAAATTTCGTTATTTTGAAAGCATTTACGATGTGAAGGAATCGTTCTACGAAACGGATTATGACGTATCAGATTTTGATGAAATGAGAGTCCCAGGCATATGGCAAATGGAAGGATACGATATGCATCAGTACACGAATATCCGTTATCCATTTCCGTTTGATCCGCCTTATGTTCCGCAGGATATTCCGTGCGGAGCTTATGTTCATACATTTTTTTACCAGAGTGAAAAAACGGCGCCAAAAGCATACCTGAATTTTGAGGGAGTAGATAGCTGCTTTTATGTCTGGTTGAATGGAAAATATGTAGGATACAGCCAGATATCTCATGCAGTGAGTGAATTTGATGTTACTTCCTTTTTGAAAGATGGAGAGAATATCATTGCAGTGTTGGTTCTGAAGTGGTGTGATGGTTCGTATCTGGAAGATCAGGATAAATTCCGAATGAGTGGAATCTTCAGAGATGTGTACATTTTAAAACGTCCGGAACGGGCTGTGTGCGATTATCGCATAACGACAGAGGTTTCCAAAGAAGTCGCCAGGATAAAGTTAGATATACAGTTTTATCAGCCGATTCATCTGAACATAAGAGTTGAAGATAAAAACGGAGCTGTTGTTTCTCAAGGGACGATAGAGAAAGATGGAATCATAGAATTTGAAATCTTTTGTCCGGTGTTTTGGAATACGGAAAATCCATATCTTTATACGGTGATTCTGGAATCGAAATATGAAGTGATTGTGGATGCGGTAGCTTTACGCACGATTGAAATTTACGATAAAGTGATTTATTTCAACGGTGAGAAAATCAAATTCCGCGGTGTGAACCGTCACGATTCTGAGCCGGAAACAGGAGTTGTGGGTGCAAAACAGATAAAGACGGATATGATATTGATGAAACAGCATAATTTTAATGCGATTCGTTCCAGCCATTACCCGAATGCGCCGTATTTTTATCAGATGTGCGATAAATATGGATTTATAGTTATTGACGAGGCGGATATTGAAGCGCATGGGCCGTTCATGTTATATCGGAAAGAGGATACCGATTATAACCGCTTTAGTCGCTGGAATGAGAAGATAGCGGATGATCCGGCTTGGGAGCAGTCGATTCTTGACCGTGTACAGCGTATGATTCAGCGGGATAAGAACCGTTTTTGCATCGTTATGTGGTCTATGGGAAATGAAAGTGCTTATGGCTGCAATTTTGAAAAGGCACTGGAGTGGACAAAAACATTCGATCCCGCAAGACTTACACAATACGAAAGCGCCAGGTATCGGAATTATAACGTAACCTATCAGTACCATAATCTGGATCTGTATAGCCGCATGTATCCGGCACTGGAAGAAATAGAGGAATATTTGGAGAAGGATGGAAGTAAGCCATTTCTGCTGGTTGAATATTGCCATAGCATGGGAAATGGCCCCGGTGATTTTGAAGATTATTTTCAAATGATTCAGAGCGATGACCGGATATGCGGAGGTTTTGTCTGGGAATGGTGCGATCATGCGATAGCACATGGAAAAACGGAAAATGGAACGCCTATGTATTATTATGGCGGCGATCATGGAGAGAGCATCCATGATGGGAATTTCTGTGTGGATGGACTGGTTTATCCGGACCGTACTCCCCATACCGGACTTCTGGAATATAAAAATGTGTATCGTCCGGCAAGAGTTGTTTCCTATGATTTGGACAGCGGAGAGTTGATTTTACACAATTATATGGATTTTGATGATCTGAAGGACTATGTGGAAATTTCTTATGAAGTGACGCAGGATGGCTTGATTATTAGTAAAGGGAAATTGCCCGCTTTTTCAGTAGCGCCCCACCAAGAGGGAAAAACAAAGCTGGAGCTTTCTATACCGGGGAATGGGAAGGTTTATTTAAAACTAATTTACCGGTTGAAGAAATCGGCTGCTCTTTTGGAAAAAAATCATGTGCTGGGCTTTGATGAGATACAGCTTTCTGGCAGCCACTTAAAAACCCGTCAGGCAGAACAGTGGTTAAACAGAATTGCAGAGGGTACAGAAATCCAAGTAAAGGAAAAAGACACTCAAATCGAAATAAAGGCAGCCGACTTTGTTTACATCATAGATAAACGAACAGCCCTTTTTGAGCAAATTCAGTTTGCCGGAAGAAATTATCTGAAGCGTCCTATGGAACTGAATATTTGGAGAGCACCAACGGATAACGATATGTATATGAAAGAAGTCTGGAAAAAAGCCCATTACCATGAAGCATATACGAGAGCTTATGATATTGAGGTTTGCCAGAACAGAAATGGTGTGGAAATTTTGGCTTATTCAGCGATAGTCGCTGCAACAGTGCAAAAAATCATGGACGTAAAAATCAAGTGGATAGTAGACGCCAGCGGAAAAGTATCTTCTGAATTTACAGTGTTGAAAGATGGGGAATTTCCAGAACTTCCGAGATTTGGTTTGAGGCTTTTCCTTGATAAGAGCATGGAAAATGCCTGTTATTATGGAATGGGTCCTCAGGAAAGCTACAGAGATAAACATAGAGCAGCGAGTCATGGGCTTTATCGGTCGAAGGTATGTGACTTACATGAGGATTACATTCGCCCGCAGGAAAATGGAAGTCACTATGACTGTGATTATCTGGAGCTTTCTGGTTCACAGTATGGAATTGCGGCTGTTGCAAAGAAGTCCTTTTCATTCAATGCTTCGCATTACACGCAGGAAGAATTGGAAAGAGCTGCGCATAACTATGAATTATGCGCAGCTGACAGTACAATACTATGTTTGGATTATGCATTAAATGGAATAGGATCGAATAGTTGTGGCCCTGTTGTCCTGGAGAAGTACAGGTTTGATGAAACCGAGTTTCAGTTTGGACTTACTCTGGTTCCATTTGTGAAAGGCACAAAGTAA
- a CDS encoding helix-turn-helix domain-containing protein, with product MYMNNGYLNQSHLDFKDKSQPLIVGSCGTYRLSTLPKLPTYRPRGRLDFQIIYVASGCGHFHFDKPENETIVHAGNIVLYRPKEFQKYEYYGEDKTEVYWIHFTGNNIKNILRKYGFADNRRIFPVGTALEYEQIFKRIILELQKCQSNYEEMMTLLLRHLLIIFQRELTKEHTLKNDYMIHEIDNAITYFMENYNREINIEEYASSRGMSVSWFIRNFKKYTGSTPLQYIVSIRVNNAQTLLETTNYAVNEISRIVGYDNQLYFSRLFHKLKGYSPTEYRKTKSSCTSHFSIWLT from the coding sequence ATGTATATGAACAACGGTTACTTAAATCAATCTCATCTCGACTTCAAAGACAAAAGCCAACCACTGATTGTTGGAAGCTGCGGCACATACAGACTATCTACGCTTCCTAAATTACCAACCTATCGTCCGCGGGGGCGCTTGGATTTTCAAATCATCTACGTTGCTTCCGGATGCGGCCATTTTCATTTCGACAAACCGGAAAATGAAACCATCGTTCATGCCGGCAATATTGTTTTATACCGTCCAAAGGAATTTCAAAAATATGAATACTACGGTGAAGATAAAACCGAGGTGTACTGGATTCACTTTACAGGAAATAATATAAAAAATATCTTGCGAAAATATGGGTTCGCAGACAACCGCAGAATCTTTCCGGTAGGTACTGCTTTGGAGTATGAACAAATTTTCAAACGTATCATATTAGAATTGCAAAAATGCCAAAGTAATTATGAAGAAATGATGACGCTCTTATTGCGCCATTTATTGATCATTTTCCAGCGGGAATTAACCAAAGAACATACCTTAAAAAATGACTATATGATTCACGAAATAGATAACGCTATAACTTACTTTATGGAAAATTATAATCGGGAGATTAATATAGAGGAATATGCTTCATCCAGAGGAATGAGTGTCAGTTGGTTTATTCGCAACTTTAAAAAATATACAGGCTCCACACCCTTACAATATATCGTTTCTATCCGCGTCAATAACGCACAAACTTTATTGGAAACCACAAATTATGCAGTCAATGAAATATCGCGCATCGTAGGGTATGATAACCAGCTGTATTTCAGCCGCCTGTTTCATAAACTAAAGGGATATTCTCCAACAGAATATCGTAAAACCAAGTCATCCTGCACCAGCCATTTTTCAATCTGGCTGACCTGA
- a CDS encoding C-GCAxxG-C-C family protein codes for MTKEEIKNLFMQGIDCSQVVAGRFADELEMEESLLRKMSACFGGGMQCGETCGAVTGALMVIGLKYGHSMNNDLKQKEIMREMTSEFKRLFAEKYVSCMCRELLGHDISKADEMEQVLEQGLLLDFCPCVVRDIIEILEKMI; via the coding sequence ATGACAAAAGAGGAAATAAAAAACCTGTTTATGCAGGGAATTGACTGTTCACAGGTAGTGGCAGGTCGATTTGCAGATGAATTGGAGATGGAGGAAAGCCTTCTCAGGAAAATGTCTGCCTGTTTTGGCGGTGGAATGCAGTGTGGTGAAACATGTGGGGCGGTGACCGGTGCGTTGATGGTAATCGGTCTCAAGTACGGACATAGTATGAATAACGATTTGAAACAAAAAGAAATCATGCGTGAAATGACTTCTGAGTTCAAGCGTTTGTTTGCCGAAAAGTACGTTTCTTGCATGTGCAGGGAGCTGCTGGGACACGACATATCCAAAGCGGATGAGATGGAACAGGTGTTGGAGCAAGGGCTGCTGTTAGATTTCTGTCCATGTGTTGTGAGGGACATAATAGAAATACTGGAGAAGATGATATAG
- a CDS encoding cupin gives MTIANYEFTGEGMQRVFENEKWTVGIKNWKPANDVTGIDCLERHNKTDELFVLVEGSCTLIYANEVEGGLAFGAVKMEKDKVYNIPSTLWHNTITQKDTKMILIEDSSTSMENSDILNLVAAQIEEMRSLWSR, from the coding sequence ATGACCATTGCAAATTATGAGTTTACCGGCGAAGGTATGCAGAGAGTATTCGAAAACGAGAAATGGACTGTGGGAATCAAGAACTGGAAGCCGGCCAATGATGTAACAGGAATTGACTGCCTGGAGCGCCACAACAAGACGGACGAGCTGTTTGTGCTGGTGGAAGGCAGCTGCACCCTGATCTACGCCAATGAAGTGGAAGGCGGGTTAGCATTCGGCGCAGTAAAGATGGAGAAGGATAAAGTCTACAACATCCCCTCTACCCTTTGGCACAACACTATCACCCAAAAGGACACCAAGATGATCTTGATCGAGGATTCCAGCACTTCTATGGAAAACAGCGATATTCTGAACCTGGTTGCAGCTCAGATTGAAGAGATGAGAAGCCTCTGGAGCAGATGA
- a CDS encoding transketolase family protein, giving the protein MGKSLRVAYGEALVKLGEKNDKVVVMDADLAHATQTGMFKDKYPERFYNMGIAEANMMCAAAGFAHTGYVPFVSTFALFGAGRAFEQIRNSICYTNCNVKFGFSHSGLCVGEDGGSHQSIEDIALMRELPHMTIFVPCDPAETEKAVMAAAEIDGPVYIRVARPVCDDITTAHTPFIPGKANVMKEGSDICLIACGLMIPRALEAAAELEKEGSSVAVVNMHTIKPIDKDIVLKMNESCKAIVTVEEHSVIGGLGSAVAEVLAGHNGAKFAMVGIEDKFGKSGKPDQLFEAYGLTAANVAAKAKELLK; this is encoded by the coding sequence ATGGGAAAGTCGTTACGTGTTGCATACGGTGAAGCTCTGGTTAAATTAGGAGAGAAAAATGATAAGGTAGTGGTAATGGATGCCGATCTGGCCCATGCTACCCAGACCGGTATGTTCAAAGATAAATACCCGGAGCGTTTCTACAACATGGGTATTGCAGAAGCTAACATGATGTGTGCGGCGGCTGGATTCGCTCACACCGGCTACGTTCCTTTTGTGAGCACCTTCGCCCTGTTCGGCGCAGGACGTGCGTTTGAACAGATCCGCAATTCCATCTGCTATACCAACTGTAATGTAAAGTTCGGCTTTTCCCACTCCGGCCTGTGTGTAGGCGAGGACGGCGGAAGCCATCAGTCCATCGAGGACATCGCCCTCATGAGAGAGCTGCCCCACATGACCATCTTTGTTCCCTGCGATCCCGCGGAGACAGAGAAGGCGGTTATGGCTGCTGCTGAGATCGACGGGCCGGTATATATCCGTGTTGCCAGACCTGTCTGCGACGATATCACCACAGCCCACACCCCATTCATTCCCGGCAAGGCCAATGTGATGAAAGAGGGAAGTGACATTTGCTTAATCGCTTGCGGCCTGATGATTCCGAGGGCCCTGGAAGCGGCGGCTGAGCTGGAAAAAGAGGGCTCAAGCGTGGCAGTTGTGAACATGCATACCATCAAACCCATTGACAAGGACATTGTGCTGAAGATGAACGAGAGCTGCAAGGCCATCGTAACTGTTGAAGAGCACTCCGTTATCGGCGGCCTTGGCTCTGCGGTTGCAGAAGTTCTGGCAGGCCACAACGGCGCCAAGTTCGCCATGGTGGGCATTGAAGACAAGTTCGGCAAGTCCGGCAAGCCGGATCAGCTGTTCGAGGCATATGGCCTGACCGCTGCCAATGTGGCTGCAAAGGCAAAAGAGCTGCTGAAATAA
- a CDS encoding transketolase, giving the protein MRRKTIMRYDKKAKELRAEILKMLYACQSGHPGGSLSCVEMLMALYYEVMKVDPKNPKDPDRDRFVLSKGHACPTLYAILADLGYFPKEDLAGLRQIDSHLQGHPDCTKTPGVDMNTGSLGQGASLAMGLALAAKHAGADYKVYTVLGDGECQEGLVWEAAMAAAHYKLDNLTFMLDYNKLQIDGRNDEVMSLGNIMKKFDAFGFECFEVDGHDMDAIVSALKAPVSGRPKFICCNTVKGKGVSFMEDQFGWHGSPMNKEQFEKALSEQEVE; this is encoded by the coding sequence ATGAGGAGGAAAACAATTATGCGGTATGACAAGAAAGCGAAAGAACTGAGGGCAGAAATCTTAAAGATGTTATATGCCTGCCAGTCAGGACATCCCGGTGGGTCTCTGTCCTGTGTGGAAATGCTGATGGCACTTTATTATGAGGTGATGAAGGTAGATCCTAAGAACCCAAAAGACCCGGACCGCGACCGTTTTGTGCTGAGCAAGGGCCATGCATGCCCCACCCTCTACGCGATTCTTGCGGACCTGGGGTATTTCCCCAAGGAAGACCTGGCCGGGCTGCGCCAGATTGACAGCCATTTACAGGGACATCCCGACTGCACCAAGACTCCGGGCGTGGACATGAACACCGGCTCCCTGGGACAGGGCGCTTCCCTGGCCATGGGCCTGGCTCTGGCTGCAAAGCATGCGGGGGCAGACTACAAGGTATACACAGTGCTGGGCGACGGCGAGTGCCAGGAAGGCCTGGTATGGGAGGCTGCAATGGCGGCGGCCCACTACAAGCTGGATAACCTGACCTTTATGCTGGATTACAATAAACTGCAGATCGACGGCCGCAACGACGAAGTTATGAGCCTGGGCAACATTATGAAGAAGTTCGACGCCTTTGGCTTCGAGTGTTTCGAGGTGGACGGCCATGATATGGACGCGATTGTGTCCGCTCTGAAGGCTCCCGTATCGGGCAGGCCGAAATTCATATGCTGCAACACTGTCAAGGGCAAGGGCGTTTCCTTTATGGAGGACCAGTTCGGATGGCACGGCAGCCCCATGAACAAAGAGCAGTTTGAGAAAGCGTTAAGCGAGCAGGAGGTGGAGTAA
- a CDS encoding carbohydrate ABC transporter permease yields MKRQSGLKRFVAVFIPLLLMMVFILFPFYWTFVTSVKPQDELYGAVVTYWPSHITFEAYSKLFTTTVNFFAAMKNSFIVASLTTIVSLTASTLAAYAFSRYQFTGRKILMCTFLCNNMFPTVLLLIPLYTIMRKMGLLYTPASLVLSYTTFTIPFSVWLLLGFLNDLPMSLEEAALVDGCNRGSAFLKIILPILGPCLVATGVYIFMTSWNEYTFAMMFTNTDTRTIPVALKSLIGQLGVQWDLLTAGGIITIIPVCIMFFFAQKRLVEGLTAGAVKG; encoded by the coding sequence ATGAAAAGACAATCCGGATTAAAACGTTTTGTAGCCGTATTTATCCCGCTGCTCCTGATGATGGTTTTCATCCTGTTTCCGTTCTACTGGACATTCGTAACTTCTGTGAAACCGCAGGATGAGCTTTACGGAGCGGTGGTTACATACTGGCCCAGCCACATTACTTTTGAAGCCTACAGCAAGCTGTTTACCACCACTGTAAACTTCTTTGCTGCCATGAAGAACAGCTTTATCGTTGCTTCCCTGACAACTATCGTATCGCTGACCGCTTCCACGCTGGCGGCATATGCATTTTCCAGATACCAGTTCACGGGAAGAAAGATTTTAATGTGTACGTTCCTGTGCAACAACATGTTCCCCACGGTACTGCTGCTGATTCCGCTGTACACCATTATGCGTAAGATGGGACTGCTGTACACTCCTGCCTCCTTGGTTTTATCTTACACCACATTTACCATTCCCTTTTCCGTATGGCTGCTGCTGGGCTTCCTAAACGACCTGCCCATGTCACTTGAGGAAGCGGCCCTGGTAGACGGGTGCAACAGAGGCTCCGCCTTTTTGAAGATCATTCTTCCGATCCTGGGTCCCTGCCTGGTGGCAACCGGAGTTTACATTTTTATGACATCCTGGAATGAGTACACATTTGCCATGATGTTCACCAACACGGATACACGCACCATCCCGGTAGCGCTGAAGAGCCTGATCGGACAGCTGGGCGTCCAGTGGGATCTGCTGACTGCAGGAGGCATTATCACCATTATACCGGTGTGTATTATGTTCTTCTTCGCACAGAAGCGTTTGGTAGAAGGTTTAACAGCCGGAGCTGTGAAAGGTTAA
- a CDS encoding carbohydrate ABC transporter permease: MVKKRTIWPYLLVAPAVLIILCVVFIPVFNAIVMSFQKYDLRRPKDIAFNGVANYMKAFGDPLFWNALWRTVIWVAAGVGLQFLFGFILALLLNQKFVGRGMVRAVSMIPWVTPGVLIGLMWRWIYDGNFGVLNDLLLKIHAVTDKIPFLSRVSTAFPSVIVTIVWQGIPFFALMLLAALSGVPAEMYEAADIDGASPWQKLMFVTIPSIKNTIFVTALLRVIWVANSVDVIYNMTEGGPAYSTQTLSVYIFNKGNALELGYASAMALLMAAVLLVAAIPYLKMNFREEK, encoded by the coding sequence ATGGTCAAGAAACGGACAATATGGCCATACCTGCTGGTCGCTCCGGCAGTGCTCATCATTCTCTGCGTAGTGTTCATTCCGGTGTTCAACGCAATTGTCATGAGCTTTCAGAAGTATGACCTGCGCAGACCGAAAGACATTGCATTTAACGGAGTAGCCAACTATATGAAAGCCTTCGGGGACCCGCTGTTCTGGAACGCCCTGTGGAGGACAGTCATATGGGTGGCGGCAGGTGTAGGCTTACAGTTCCTGTTCGGATTCATTCTGGCCCTCCTTCTGAATCAGAAGTTTGTGGGGCGCGGCATGGTCCGTGCGGTCAGCATGATTCCATGGGTAACACCTGGCGTACTGATCGGCCTGATGTGGCGCTGGATCTATGACGGCAACTTCGGCGTACTCAACGATTTATTGTTAAAAATCCATGCGGTCACGGACAAAATACCCTTTTTGTCCCGGGTTTCAACCGCATTTCCCAGTGTGATCGTAACCATTGTATGGCAGGGAATTCCGTTCTTTGCGCTGATGCTATTAGCAGCTCTTTCGGGCGTGCCCGCGGAAATGTACGAGGCGGCGGATATTGACGGCGCGTCACCGTGGCAGAAGCTGATGTTCGTTACCATTCCATCCATCAAGAACACCATTTTCGTAACAGCGCTGCTGCGTGTGATCTGGGTAGCCAACTCAGTGGATGTAATCTACAACATGACAGAGGGCGGACCGGCTTACTCTACGCAGACCCTCAGCGTTTACATCTTCAACAAGGGCAATGCCCTGGAACTTGGATATGCGTCAGCAATGGCCCTTCTGATGGCAGCGGTTCTGCTGGTGGCAGCCATACCGTATCTGAAAATGAACTTTAGGGAGGAGAAGTAA